The genomic window CGGCACCGCGAATCACCGCGCGAAGTGCTACCTCGCGGACCATCCCTACGAACCGGAGCAGGCGTTGCCGGAAGGGTACTTCGAGGACGGAGATGGAGCGACGGGCAGTGATGGCGACGGCGGAGACGGAACGCGCGCCTCCGAAGTTCGCGCAGACGAGGTGGGAGCCGATGACTGAACCACTGCTCGAAGTTCGCGACCTCGAGAAGTACTTCTTCGAGCGCGACACCTACGTCGACCGTATCATGGGGTCGGATCCGGTGTCGATCAAAGCAGTCGACGGGATCAGCTTCGACGTCCACGAGGGCGAAACGCTCGGTCTCGTCGGCGAATCGGGCTGTGGCAAGTCCACGACCGGCGAGACGCTGCTCGGGCTTCAGGAGCCCACCGGCGGCACCGTGCGATTCGACGGGGACGACGTGTTCTCGCTCTCTCGGAGCGGGATGCGGACGTTCCGCCGAAACGCGCAGGTGGTGTTCCAGGATCCGTTCTCGAGTCTGGATCCACGGATGACCGTCGGTGCGATCGTCCGGCAACCGCTGGAGGTCCACGGCGTTGGAACGCTGGCCGAGCAACGTGAGCGAGTCCACGACCTGCTCGAGCGCGTCGGCCTGAGCGCCGACCAGTACGACCGCTACCCCCACGAGTTCTCCGGTGGCCAGCGCCAGCGGATCGGAATCGCGCGAGCACTCGCGCTCGAACCGGAGTTCCTCGTGCTCGACGAGCCGACGAGTGCGCTGGACGTCTCGGTACAGGCCCAGATCCTCAACTTGCTCTCGGACCTGCAGGACGAGTTCGACCTCACCTATCTGCTGATCTCCCACGACCTCTCCGTTATTCGCCACATCTGCGATCGCGTCGCGGTGATGTATCTCGGCGAACTTGTGGAGGTCGGTCCGGTCGGTGAGATCTTCGAGTCGCCACGACACCCCTACACGCAGGCGCTGCTGGAGAGCGTGCCGCGGGCCTCGACGGACGAGCGAGATCGCGACGTCGAAACGCTATCCGGCGACGTCCCGTCACCGCGCAATCCGCCCAGCGGCTGCCGGTTCAGGACGCGGTGTCCCGACGTCATCCCACCCGACGCGCTCGACGTCGAACAGGCGGAGTACCGACAGATCATGGACGTCCGGGAGCGCATCGAATCCGAGGACGTCGACCTGGATTCGGTCTGGGACTACGTCGCGGATGGGCCCCCGTCGTCGTTCGGATCGATCAGGTCGTACCTCGACAGGTCCGGCGACGGGACGGACGACTATCGCGACCAGCACGTGGACGCGTTCGTCGACCGCCTGGAAACGCGACTCGTGGACGTCGATCTGTCCGCACCGCACGACCGTACGGTGCGTGAGGCGTTCCGCGAACTCTGCTACGGCGACTGGGACGAGGCTGCGGCGGTGCTCGCTGACGACTACGAGAGCATCTGTGAGACCGTCACGCCGGTGTTGCAGGACGGCGCCGATCACCCCGTCGCGTGTCACCTCTACGACCAGCCACCGGTCGAGGACGGCCGATCGACGGGCGCGAGACCCGATGTCGGATCTGCCGATTCGGTTGACGCGGAGAACGCCAGTTCGGATTGAGCAGGGCTACGCGGTCGTCGATCGATTTCGTCATGGCGGGCACTCACGTCGGTTTCGACCGGCCGTTGCGCAGGTTTATGCCGCTTGTTACCGTATAGCTATTCGTGTTCGCCGATCGCAGGATCTTCGTCCTTCTCACAGCCGCGCTGCTCGTGCTCGTCCCGGTCGTCGGCGCCGTCGGCGTCGTCACCGGTCAGGACACGACGCGCGTCGACGAGGGGGGCACCTACTCCGGCGGGACCGTCGTCATCGAGGGTCCGATCGACGGCGACGTGCGGGTGTTCGCGGGGACGGTCATCATCCAGGGAGACGTCGACGGCGACGTGCAGGCGTTCGCTGGTACGGTGCAGGTCCAGGGGACGATTTCGGGCAATCTGCAGGCGGCTGCCGGCACTGTGGTCGTCGACGGCTCGGTTCGCGGCGACGTCTCCGTCGCCGCAGGGACGCTGGCGATCGACGGGAGCGTCGGGGGCAACGTCCGTTCGGCCTCCGGGACGACCCAGCTCGGCGAGCGATCCGTCGTCCTCGGCGATCTGGAGTACACGGGCGATCTGGAGCGACTCGAGGGGTCGCGCGTGCTCGGATCGGTCGACCAGCGGGTCGCCCTCCAGATCGGCCCAGTGCTCGTGCCCCCGCTCTGGGGCTGGTTCGTGACGGTCTTCGCGATGCTCGCCCACGCAGCACTCGGCGCGGTGTTGCTCCTGGCGTTCCCGGAGTACAGCAGGTCCGTGGTGGATCGGATCGAATCCGACCCACTCGTCACCGGGGCTGCTGGGCTGGGTGTGTTCGTTGGCGTCCCGATCGTGCTCGTGCTCCTGTTGCTCACGATCGTGGGGATCCCCGTCTCGATTGCGGGGCTGGTCATCTTCGGGATCGTCTGCTGGATCGGACTCGTGTACGGCCGGTTCGCGGTCGGGTACGTGCTCGTCAGGCGGGCCGGCCGCGACTCGCCGTGGCTCGGCCTGGGCGTGGGACTTGTCGGCGTCGGGGTGCTCACGCAACTGCCCTACGTCGGTGGACTCGTTCAGTTCGTGACCTTGTTACTCGGGCTGGGAGCACTCGGCGTGAGCGGTGCTCGCGAACTGCGACGGCGACGCGGGGAAATCGACTCAGATGCAGAGCCCACCGCTGCCGACGAAACCGCGTCGTAGAACACCGCAATCCGACCGTCAGTCAGCGAGTCGCCGTGCTATCTCTTGGAGCAGTATTCTCTTAGAAACGGTCTCCGTCCGTCCGAAGTCGGGCGTGGCGGATTCCGCCTCAGCCCGCGATTGCGCCTTCCGCCTCGAGCAGCTCGTGGTACCGGTTCCGGATCGTGACCTCGGAGATGTTCGCGACCCGGCTAACCTCGTTCTGGGTGACCTTCTCGTTGGTGAGCAACGATGCAGCGTAGACGGCCGCCGC from Salinarchaeum sp. Harcht-Bsk1 includes these protein-coding regions:
- a CDS encoding ABC transporter ATP-binding protein, whose product is MTEPLLEVRDLEKYFFERDTYVDRIMGSDPVSIKAVDGISFDVHEGETLGLVGESGCGKSTTGETLLGLQEPTGGTVRFDGDDVFSLSRSGMRTFRRNAQVVFQDPFSSLDPRMTVGAIVRQPLEVHGVGTLAEQRERVHDLLERVGLSADQYDRYPHEFSGGQRQRIGIARALALEPEFLVLDEPTSALDVSVQAQILNLLSDLQDEFDLTYLLISHDLSVIRHICDRVAVMYLGELVEVGPVGEIFESPRHPYTQALLESVPRASTDERDRDVETLSGDVPSPRNPPSGCRFRTRCPDVIPPDALDVEQAEYRQIMDVRERIESEDVDLDSVWDYVADGPPSSFGSIRSYLDRSGDGTDDYRDQHVDAFVDRLETRLVDVDLSAPHDRTVREAFRELCYGDWDEAAAVLADDYESICETVTPVLQDGADHPVACHLYDQPPVEDGRSTGARPDVGSADSVDAENASSD
- a CDS encoding polymer-forming cytoskeletal protein, with the protein product MFADRRIFVLLTAALLVLVPVVGAVGVVTGQDTTRVDEGGTYSGGTVVIEGPIDGDVRVFAGTVIIQGDVDGDVQAFAGTVQVQGTISGNLQAAAGTVVVDGSVRGDVSVAAGTLAIDGSVGGNVRSASGTTQLGERSVVLGDLEYTGDLERLEGSRVLGSVDQRVALQIGPVLVPPLWGWFVTVFAMLAHAALGAVLLLAFPEYSRSVVDRIESDPLVTGAAGLGVFVGVPIVLVLLLLTIVGIPVSIAGLVIFGIVCWIGLVYGRFAVGYVLVRRAGRDSPWLGLGVGLVGVGVLTQLPYVGGLVQFVTLLLGLGALGVSGARELRRRRGEIDSDAEPTAADETAS